Genomic segment of Nitrospirota bacterium:
TAAGTGCAATCTACAAGAGCTTTAAGACAATCTTCAATGAGGCTTTTACAGGTATAGAGCCACTCTTCGCAAAGGTGGCTATGGTTGTTCCATCATCAGTAAGAGAGGAGACATATGCATGGCTTGGCGCATTCCCCAAGATGCGTGAGTGGGTAGGAGAAAGATTTATTAAGAATCTTTCTTTGAATACTTATAACATCAAGAACAAAGACTGGGAAGTCACTATCGAGCTTGACAGAAACGACATCGAGGACGACAGCATTGGTGTCTATAAGCCAATCATAGCAGAATTAGGTAGGTCTGCGGCACAGCACCCAGATGAACTCGTATTCAGCCTTCTTTCGCAAGGGTTTCAAACCTCTTGCTATGACGGACAGTATTTCTTTGACACAGACCATCCGGTTGGAAGTGGCAGTGTCTCAAACTATGGAGGTGGCGCAGGCACAGGGTGGTATCTCTTAGATGTAGGAAGGGCAATAAAGCCCCTTATATTCCAATCGAGAAGGGAT
This window contains:
- a CDS encoding Mu-like prophage major head subunit gpT family protein — its product is MIINQASLSAIYKSFKTIFNEAFTGIEPLFAKVAMVVPSSVREETYAWLGAFPKMREWVGERFIKNLSLNTYNIKNKDWEVTIELDRNDIEDDSIGVYKPIIAELGRSAAQHPDELVFSLLSQGFQTSCYDGQYFFDTDHPVGSGSVSNYGGGAGTGWYLLDVGRAIKPLIFQSRRDVEFVSKDMPDDEHVFMRKKYIYGVDRRDNAGFGLWQMAYASKDTLNATNYGNARSAMLSFKDEEGKPLGIMPNLLVVPPTLEGAAREILMNERDASGATNKWRNTAELLVSPWLA